One genomic region from Cucumis melo cultivar AY chromosome 9, USDA_Cmelo_AY_1.0, whole genome shotgun sequence encodes:
- the LOC103501681 gene encoding 40S ribosomal protein S23, with translation MGKTRGMGAGRKLKSHRRRQRWADKAYKKSHLGNEWKKPFAGSSHAKGIVLEKIGIEAKQPNSAIRKCARVQLIKNGKKIAAFVPNDGCLNYIEENDEVLIAGFGRKGHAVGDIPGVRFKVVKVSGVSLLALFKEKKEKPRS, from the exons ATGGG GAAGACTCGTGGAATGGGAGCTGGTCGAAAGTTGAAATCTCACCGTAGAAGGCAGAGGTGGGCAGACAAGGCATATAAGAAATCTCATCTTGGTAACGAGTGGAAGAAGCCCTTTGCAGGGTCATCTCATGCCAAAGGGATTGTGCTTGAGAAGAT TGGAATTGAAGCCAAGCAGCCCAACTCTGCTATTAGAAAATGTGCTCGTGTTCAATTGATTAAGAACGGGAAGAAGATTGCTGCTTTTGTACCTAATGATGGCTGCCTCAATTATATCGAGGAGAAT GACGAGGTATTGATTGCGGGGTTTGGACGTAAGGGTCATGCTGTGGGAGATATTCCTGGTGTTAGGTTCAAGGTTGTTAAGGTTTCTGGAGTTTCACTTCTTGCTCTCTtcaaagagaagaaagaaaagccAAGATCCTAG